One window from the genome of Grus americana isolate bGruAme1 chromosome 14, bGruAme1.mat, whole genome shotgun sequence encodes:
- the LOC129212943 gene encoding ovoinhibitor-like, with protein sequence MKITGVFVKAALALCCCLGIAFGIEVDCSQYSSGIGKDGTVWVACPRNLKPVCGTDGTTYSNECGICLHNREHRASVEKAHDGECMPKSIIIDCSRYQRTVVDDHVMVACPRILKPVCGSDSFTYDNECGICAYNAEHHANISKIYDGECKQEIGTIDCSKYPTATTKDGNVLVSCPRILSPVCGTDGVTYDNECGICAHNGEHRTHVSKKHNGKCRQETSEIDCSQYPSRMIKGGKAQIRCPRILLPVCGTDGFTYDNECGICAHNLELGTHVKKSHEGRCKEQSNPVDCSTYLSNTKTGEAIAACPFILREICGTDGVTYSNDCALCAHNIEFGTSVAKKHDGRCIEEVPQLDCSKYPTSTLKDGRQLMACTMIYDPICGTDGVTYASECTLCAHNLEHRTNLGKRKNGRCEEDITKEHCKGFQEVSPICTMEYLPHCGSDGKTYSNRCAFCNAYLESNRTLNLMSMTEC encoded by the exons ATGAAGATAACAGGGGTTTTTGTGAAGGCGGCTCTagccctttgctgctgcttag gtattGCCTTTGGAATTGAG gTTGATTGCAGCCAATATTCCAGCGGCATCGGCAAGGATGGGACGGTCTGGGTAGCTTGCCCGAGGAACTTGAAGCCAGTCTGTGGCACCGATGGCACCACGTACAGCAACGAGTGCGGGATCTGCCTACACAACAG GGAACACAGGGCCAGTGTGGAGAAGGCACATGATGGAGAATGCATGCCAAAATCTATTATA ATCGACTGCAGTAGGTACCAAAGAACTGTGGTAGATGATCATGTCATGGTAGCATGCCCAAGGATACTGAAACCAGTCTGTGGCTCAGATAGCTTCACTTACGACAACGAATGTGGGATCTGTGCCTATAATGC agagCATCATGCCAACATTAGCAAAATATATGATGGAGAATGCAAGCAGGAGATTGGCACT ATTGACTGCAGTAAGTACCCAACAGCAACCACTAAAGATGGCAATGTATTAGTATCCTGCCCAAGGATCCTGAGTCCAGTTTGTGGCACAGATGGCGTTACATATGATAATGAATGTGGGATCTGTGCCCACAATGG AGAACACAGGACCCATGTTAGCAAAAAGCATAATGGAAAATGCAGACAGGAGACTTCCGAA ATTGATTGCAGTCAATACCCATCAAGAATGATTAAGGGTGGTAAAGCCCAGATACGCTGCCCAAGGATCCTGCTCCCAGTTTGTGGCACAGACGGATTTACTTATGACAACGAATGTGGCATCTGTGCCCATAACCT CGAACTTGGGACGCATGTGAAGAAAAGCCATGAGGGAAGATGCAAGGAGCAAAGCAATCCT GTTGACTGCAGCACATACCTGAGCAATACCAAAACTGGCGAAGCCATCGCAGCCTGCCCCTTCATTCTGCGGGAGATCTGTGGGACAGACGGCGTCACCTACAGCAATGACTGCGCGCTGTGTGCCCACAACAT cGAATTTGGAACCAGTGTTGCCAAGAAGCACGATGGGAGGTGCATAGAGGAAGTTCCCCAA CTCGACTGCAGCAAGTACCCAACTTCCACGCTGAAGGATGGCAGACAGCTGATGGCCTGCACGATGATCTATGATCCCATCTGCGGTACCGATGGTGTCACTTATGCCAGTGAGTGTACACTGTGTGCCCACAACCT ggAGCATCGGACTAACCTTGGCAAAAGAAAGAATGGACGCTGTGAGGAGGATATTACAAAA GAGCATTGCAAGGGCTTCCAAGAAGTCTCTCCTATCTGCACCATGGAATATTTGCCCCACTGTGGCTCTGATGGCAAAACATACAGCAACAGATGTGCTTTCTGCAATGCCTACCT GGAAAGCAATAGGACTCTCAACCTCATGAGTATGACTGAATGTTAA